One Mycolicibacterium fortuitum subsp. fortuitum genomic window carries:
- a CDS encoding Lrp/AsnC family transcriptional regulator: MAIKLDALDSALLSMLAAEPRLPILELASRLKVARNTVQARMKRLEESGVVRGYPPNINLAELGFAVHAFVGIETDQNKMDAIIEALRDYPHVLEVHATTGRADLLVRIAAQTQQELLGIIQQVHRIDGVKHSETMLAMATPVEYRSLPLVQQLAQHGTK, encoded by the coding sequence ATGGCCATCAAGCTCGACGCCCTCGACTCCGCGCTGCTGTCCATGCTGGCGGCCGAACCCCGCCTGCCGATTCTTGAGCTGGCGTCACGGCTGAAGGTAGCCCGCAACACCGTGCAGGCCCGGATGAAGCGGTTGGAGGAATCCGGGGTGGTCCGCGGCTACCCGCCGAACATCAACCTGGCCGAGCTCGGTTTTGCCGTGCACGCCTTCGTCGGCATCGAAACGGACCAGAACAAGATGGACGCCATCATCGAGGCGCTGCGGGACTACCCGCACGTGCTCGAGGTGCACGCGACCACCGGGCGAGCAGATCTGCTGGTCCGGATCGCCGCGCAGACCCAGCAGGAGTTGCTCGGCATCATCCAGCAGGTGCACCGGATCGACGGGGTGAAACACTCCGAGACGATGCTGGCGATGGCCACGCCGGTCGAATACCGATCGCTGCCTCTGGTGCAGCAGCTGGCGCAGCATGGAACAAAATGA
- the ppk2 gene encoding polyphosphate kinase 2 produces MTLDTTGYTVRDDDDDDPVLLLEPSGEVVDTWRENYPYSDRMSRREYEEQKRLLQIELLKLQKWSQGNGLRHVIVFEGRDAAGKGGTIKRFMEHLNPRGARVVALEKPTEKERTQWYFQRYVQHLPAAGEIVLFDRSWYNRAGVERVMGYCSPKQHAEFIRQAPLFEQMLVNDGISLTKLWFSVTQSEQRTRFTIRQVDPVRQWKLSPTDLASLDKWDDYTAAKEDMFAWTDTEIAPWTVVKSNDKKRARINAMRYVLGKFDYDNKDFDVVGHADPLIVGRALSD; encoded by the coding sequence GTGACTCTGGACACCACCGGCTACACCGTCCGCGACGACGACGATGACGACCCCGTGCTGTTGCTGGAGCCCAGCGGCGAAGTGGTCGATACCTGGCGGGAGAACTACCCGTACTCCGATCGGATGTCGCGCCGGGAGTACGAAGAGCAGAAGCGACTGCTGCAGATCGAACTGCTGAAGCTGCAGAAGTGGAGCCAGGGCAACGGGCTGCGGCACGTCATCGTGTTCGAGGGGCGCGACGCGGCTGGCAAGGGCGGCACCATCAAGCGGTTCATGGAGCATCTGAATCCCCGTGGTGCCCGTGTCGTCGCGCTGGAGAAGCCGACCGAGAAAGAACGCACGCAGTGGTACTTCCAGCGCTACGTACAGCATCTGCCGGCCGCCGGTGAGATCGTGCTGTTCGACCGCTCCTGGTACAACCGTGCGGGCGTGGAACGCGTGATGGGCTACTGCTCGCCCAAGCAGCACGCCGAATTCATCCGCCAGGCCCCGTTGTTCGAGCAGATGCTGGTCAATGACGGCATCAGCCTGACCAAGCTGTGGTTCTCGGTCACTCAATCCGAGCAGCGCACCCGGTTCACCATCCGCCAGGTCGACCCCGTCCGGCAGTGGAAACTCTCACCCACCGACCTCGCGTCGCTGGACAAGTGGGACGACTACACCGCGGCCAAGGAAGACATGTTCGCCTGGACCGACACCGAAATCGCGCCCTGGACCGTGGTCAAGAGCAACGACAAGAAACGCGCCCGCATCAACGCCATGCGCTACGTGCTCGGTAAGTTCGACTACGACAACAAGGATTTTGACGTGGTCGGCCACGCTGATCCGCTGATCGTGGGGCGCGCCCTGTCGGATTGA
- a CDS encoding aldehyde dehydrogenase family protein produces the protein MTATPDVARTAEFTGTGTIHNPATGAVAGQVTWTDAADVPRIVAGLREAQKEWEARGAKGRAKVLARYAVWLGDHRDEIEKLLIAETGKSAMDAAQEVPLLIMILSYYIKVVEEAMAPDSRPAALPVMSIKKIAVHYRPRPVVGIIAPWNYPVANAMMDAIGALAAGCAVLLKPSERTPLTAEVLLRGWLDSGAPEVFALAQGARAVSEAVIDNSDYIQFTGSSATGAKVMERAARRLTPVSLELGGKDPMIVLEDADVELAANAAVWGAMFNAGQTCVSVERVYALEPVYDQFVAATVRAVENLKMGTGEGYHFGSQIDDSQVAITERHVNEAVAAGAKALTGGKRPEGGGSFFEPTVLVDVDHSMACMTEETFGPTLPIMKVSSVEEAIRLANDSPYGLSASVFSKDVDRAKAVALQLDCGAVNVNDVISNLMCTTAPMGGWKTSGIGARFGGLDGVRKFCKQETVVVPRTSVGAGGSYYNNSEKAIARMNKLLTKMALARPRRKAK, from the coding sequence ATGACAGCGACGCCAGATGTAGCTCGGACCGCAGAGTTCACGGGTACCGGCACTATTCACAATCCCGCGACCGGCGCCGTCGCCGGCCAGGTGACCTGGACCGATGCCGCCGATGTGCCGCGCATCGTGGCCGGGCTGCGGGAGGCTCAGAAGGAGTGGGAAGCCCGCGGAGCCAAGGGCCGCGCCAAGGTCCTTGCCCGCTACGCGGTGTGGCTGGGGGACCACCGCGACGAGATCGAGAAACTCCTGATCGCCGAGACCGGCAAGTCGGCCATGGACGCCGCGCAAGAGGTCCCGCTGCTGATCATGATCCTCTCGTACTACATCAAGGTGGTCGAGGAGGCGATGGCGCCGGATTCCCGGCCGGCGGCGTTGCCCGTCATGTCGATCAAAAAGATCGCGGTCCATTACCGGCCGCGTCCCGTCGTCGGGATCATCGCGCCGTGGAACTACCCCGTGGCCAACGCCATGATGGACGCCATCGGCGCCCTGGCCGCCGGATGCGCAGTGCTGCTCAAACCGTCTGAGCGCACGCCGCTGACCGCCGAGGTGCTGCTGCGCGGCTGGCTGGATTCCGGCGCCCCCGAGGTGTTCGCCCTCGCTCAGGGTGCCCGCGCGGTGTCCGAGGCCGTCATCGACAACTCCGACTACATCCAGTTCACCGGTTCCAGCGCCACCGGAGCCAAGGTCATGGAGCGCGCCGCGCGTCGGCTCACCCCGGTGAGCCTGGAGCTGGGCGGCAAGGACCCGATGATCGTGCTCGAGGACGCCGACGTCGAGCTGGCCGCCAACGCCGCGGTGTGGGGTGCGATGTTCAACGCAGGCCAGACCTGCGTATCGGTCGAGCGCGTGTATGCGCTCGAGCCGGTCTACGACCAGTTCGTCGCGGCCACCGTGAGAGCCGTCGAGAACCTCAAGATGGGCACCGGCGAGGGCTACCACTTCGGCTCCCAGATCGACGACAGCCAGGTCGCGATCACCGAACGGCACGTCAACGAGGCCGTCGCCGCCGGCGCCAAGGCACTCACCGGTGGCAAGCGTCCCGAAGGCGGGGGCAGCTTCTTCGAGCCCACCGTGCTCGTCGACGTCGACCACTCGATGGCCTGTATGACGGAGGAGACCTTCGGGCCGACCCTGCCGATCATGAAGGTGTCCTCGGTCGAGGAGGCCATCCGGCTGGCCAACGACAGCCCGTACGGGCTGAGCGCCTCGGTGTTCTCCAAGGATGTCGACCGGGCCAAAGCGGTTGCACTGCAGCTGGATTGCGGCGCGGTCAATGTCAACGACGTCATCTCCAACCTGATGTGCACCACTGCGCCCATGGGAGGCTGGAAGACTTCCGGCATCGGCGCGCGCTTCGGCGGCCTCGACGGTGTACGCAAGTTCTGCAAGCAGGAGACCGTCGTGGTGCCGCGCACCAGCGTCGGCGCAGGCGGCAGCTACTACAACAACTCCGAGAAGGCGATCGCCCGGATGAACAAGCTGCTGACCAAGATGGCTCTGGCGCGCCCGCGTCGTAAGGCCAAGTAG
- a CDS encoding phosphatase PAP2 family protein: MVGLTAMVLLGWAVRTGPAPIDDWFQQVGVELGPYRDVFLVFSKPVLGAVALLVGIVVALRQHRKRLALAMVISPLVAITIVRGIKPIFGREKGGALAYPSGHTTFLVTVAALLVLVTGLSLWAAAVAISLVLLGIFGLSMTFHYFTDTVGGVLLGTSVVCLAAIFARDARHGRRDSASPELR; encoded by the coding sequence GTGGTCGGCCTTACCGCCATGGTGTTGTTGGGCTGGGCGGTACGGACGGGGCCGGCGCCGATCGACGACTGGTTTCAGCAGGTCGGGGTTGAGCTCGGTCCCTATCGCGACGTCTTCCTGGTGTTCAGTAAGCCGGTGCTGGGGGCCGTCGCGTTGCTCGTCGGCATCGTCGTGGCCCTGCGGCAACACCGAAAACGGCTGGCGCTGGCCATGGTGATCAGCCCGTTGGTGGCGATCACAATCGTGCGCGGGATCAAGCCGATCTTCGGTAGGGAGAAGGGTGGCGCGCTGGCCTACCCCAGCGGTCACACGACGTTCCTCGTGACGGTCGCGGCCCTGCTCGTCCTGGTGACGGGCTTGAGCCTGTGGGCCGCGGCCGTCGCGATCAGCCTCGTCCTACTCGGCATCTTCGGCCTGTCGATGACCTTCCACTACTTCACCGACACCGTCGGCGGCGTGCTGCTGGGCACCTCGGTGGTATGCCTCGCCGCGATATTCGCCCGCGATGCGCGGCATGGCCGGCGCGACAGCGCCTCGCCCGAACTTCGCTGA
- a CDS encoding mycothiol transferase yields the protein MSAADSDAGSDAVRELLRDAFTRLIEHVDDLTDGLTEEVSSYRPTPEANSIAWLVWHSARCQDLQLCDIAGIEQVWTRDGWKDRFGLDLPAEDIGYGHTPSDVAKVHAPAELLAGYYLAVHKVTLAYIAGVTASELGRIVDTRWNPPVTASARLVSIIDDCAQHLGQAAYLRGIIP from the coding sequence ATGAGTGCCGCTGATTCCGACGCTGGTTCCGACGCCGTCCGCGAATTGCTGCGCGACGCGTTCACCCGGCTCATCGAGCATGTCGACGATCTCACCGACGGCCTGACCGAAGAGGTGTCGAGTTACCGGCCGACCCCGGAGGCCAACAGCATCGCCTGGCTGGTCTGGCACAGCGCACGCTGCCAGGACCTGCAGTTGTGCGATATCGCGGGCATCGAGCAAGTGTGGACGCGGGACGGCTGGAAGGACCGGTTCGGCCTCGATCTGCCGGCCGAGGACATCGGCTACGGCCACACCCCCTCCGACGTTGCGAAGGTGCACGCCCCGGCTGAGCTGCTGGCGGGGTATTACCTGGCGGTGCACAAGGTGACGTTGGCCTACATCGCCGGGGTGACCGCCTCCGAGCTGGGCCGCATCGTCGACACCCGGTGGAATCCGCCGGTGACGGCCAGTGCCCGGCTGGTCAGCATCATCGACGATTGCGCCCAGCATCTGGGCCAGGCTGCTTATCTGCGCGGCATCATCCCTTGA
- a CDS encoding serine/threonine-protein kinase — translation MPLNAGDVFAGYTIQRLLGSGGMGEVYLAQHPRLPRQDALKIMPASLTGDAQYRDRFNREADIAATLWHPHIVGLHDRGEYEGQLWIAMDYVDGTDAARYVRERHPGGMPLSEAVEIIAAIAEALDYAHERNLLHRDVKPANILLTGPEVARRRILLADFGVARRIDDISGITATNMAVGSMAYSAPEQLLGQPMDGRADQYALAASAFQLLAGHSPFHHSNPAVVISKQLNELPPSLRTERPELAYLDEVMFKGMAKDRAGRYPRCSDFAKALAKAQPTATVTPAQPTPQQVSPHPVSSEPPRVITAPAFTTPTQPVVSTPHTSPHWSGPSPIPQPRSPQKTSAARVVVPTVLAVLLVCAIGFAISQFVRDTPAARTTPSWQPYVDAAQTFALHTVTVSADTVDTDLAMIMDGATDEFRADLQNQAPQIKKKAKDLGVKTDGTVTGAGVESLFSDEAVVLVTVDTKVTVTSNRVGVVSLQRVRVTVEHVDGSYKASKLEFVNL, via the coding sequence ATGCCGTTGAATGCCGGTGACGTGTTCGCCGGGTACACGATTCAACGTCTACTCGGCTCAGGCGGCATGGGCGAGGTGTATCTGGCCCAGCATCCGCGGCTCCCGCGGCAGGACGCGCTGAAGATCATGCCGGCCTCGCTGACCGGTGACGCCCAGTACCGCGACCGGTTCAATCGTGAAGCCGACATCGCCGCCACCCTCTGGCATCCCCATATCGTCGGCCTGCACGACCGCGGCGAGTACGAGGGCCAGTTGTGGATCGCGATGGACTACGTCGACGGCACCGACGCCGCCCGATATGTGCGTGAGCGACATCCCGGCGGGATGCCGCTGTCAGAGGCGGTCGAGATCATCGCCGCCATCGCCGAGGCCCTCGACTACGCCCACGAACGCAATCTGCTGCACCGCGATGTGAAGCCCGCGAACATCCTGCTGACCGGGCCGGAAGTGGCGCGCCGCCGAATCCTGTTGGCCGACTTCGGTGTCGCCCGCCGTATCGACGACATCAGCGGGATCACCGCTACGAACATGGCCGTCGGCTCGATGGCCTACTCCGCTCCCGAGCAGCTCCTGGGGCAGCCGATGGATGGGCGGGCCGACCAATACGCCTTGGCGGCCAGTGCCTTTCAGCTCCTGGCTGGGCACTCGCCGTTCCACCACTCCAACCCGGCCGTGGTGATCAGCAAGCAACTCAACGAGCTTCCGCCCAGCCTGCGGACCGAACGTCCTGAACTGGCATACCTCGATGAGGTGATGTTCAAGGGCATGGCCAAGGATCGCGCGGGCCGCTACCCGCGGTGCAGCGACTTCGCGAAGGCACTGGCCAAGGCCCAGCCGACGGCCACGGTCACCCCGGCTCAGCCGACGCCACAGCAGGTCTCGCCGCACCCGGTGTCCTCCGAGCCGCCCCGGGTGATCACGGCCCCGGCCTTCACGACGCCCACCCAACCGGTGGTCAGCACCCCGCACACCTCCCCTCACTGGTCGGGGCCGAGCCCGATCCCCCAGCCTCGCAGCCCCCAGAAGACCAGCGCGGCAAGGGTTGTGGTGCCGACTGTGCTGGCGGTGCTGCTGGTGTGCGCCATCGGTTTCGCGATCAGCCAGTTCGTCCGCGACACCCCGGCGGCACGGACCACCCCGTCATGGCAGCCGTACGTGGACGCCGCCCAGACCTTCGCGCTGCACACCGTCACGGTGAGCGCGGACACCGTCGACACCGATCTGGCGATGATCATGGACGGAGCCACCGACGAGTTCCGCGCCGACCTGCAGAACCAGGCCCCGCAGATCAAAAAGAAGGCCAAAGATCTGGGCGTCAAGACCGACGGAACTGTCACCGGGGCCGGCGTCGAATCGTTGTTCTCCGACGAGGCGGTCGTGCTCGTCACCGTCGACACCAAGGTCACCGTCACCAGCAATCGGGTCGGCGTGGTCTCGCTGCAACGGGTCAGGGTCACCGTTGAGCACGTCGACGGCAGCTACAAGGCCTCGAAGCTGGAGTTCGTGAACTTATGA
- a CDS encoding VOC family protein, protein MIDHFGINCTDWAKSKEFYDSVLGVLGYSRQMDYQVAIGYGSEGKPDFWIADASAGDAGGPNREIHVAFHAADADAVQAFYDTALSLGAESLHAPRLWPEYHPGYFGAFVRDPDGNNVEAVFHGAAPQ, encoded by the coding sequence GTGATCGATCACTTCGGAATCAACTGCACCGACTGGGCAAAATCGAAGGAGTTCTACGACTCTGTGCTTGGCGTACTCGGGTACAGCCGGCAGATGGACTACCAGGTCGCCATCGGCTACGGCAGTGAGGGCAAGCCCGACTTCTGGATTGCCGATGCCAGTGCGGGCGATGCCGGCGGGCCCAACCGGGAAATCCACGTGGCGTTCCACGCCGCTGACGCCGACGCCGTGCAGGCGTTCTACGACACGGCGCTGAGCCTGGGGGCCGAGTCGTTGCACGCGCCGCGGCTGTGGCCCGAATACCACCCGGGCTACTTCGGAGCCTTCGTCCGCGATCCCGACGGAAACAACGTCGAGGCGGTGTTCCACGGGGCTGCGCCGCAGTAG